A single Anopheles maculipalpis chromosome 3RL, idAnoMacuDA_375_x, whole genome shotgun sequence DNA region contains:
- the LOC126565116 gene encoding protein Tob1 has translation MRIEVNSAADFLMNLLRVRKANQLSESQLQHFKGSLEQILTRHFQCHWYPDVPTKGSGFRCLRINGKMDPIIEKAGHAVGLNTVVLRKLLPLELTIWIDPDEVSYRIGENGTICVLYDTAQSRASPSSDLDSTGSSSGIACDEFIMERVGRLDLSVSSVDSGNGSAGAMVVDFLEQQHNSTSNGKPHQQQQHHNKYNHNQSNNNSHHHHYAKQRHSNSMSSSSSGQTSPPLSPPYGAAAGFLNHQQQQNLARYQAAQQQQQHPHGPQQHSNNYYPAAAANVHQPQQYFPWDNQFVNNKVRTQC, from the coding sequence ATGAGGATAGAGGTGAATTCGGCCGCCGACTTTCTGATGAACCTGCTCCGGGTGCGGAAGGCGAACCAACTGTCGGAAAGCCAGCTGCAGCATTTCAAGGGTTCGCTGGAACAGATCCTGACCCGCCACTTCCAGTGCCACTGGTACCCGGACGTGCCGACGAAAGGGTCCGGCTTTCGGTGTCTCCGGATCAATGGCAAGATGGATCCGATCATCGAGAAGGCGGGCCACGCGGTCGGGCTGAATACGGTCGTGCTGCGGAAGCTGCTCCCACTCGAGCTAACGATCTGGATCGATCCGGACGAGGTGTCGTACCGGATCGGGGAGAACGGTACGATCTGCGTGCTGTACGATACGGCGCAAAGCCGTGCCAGCCCGTCGTCGGATCTCGACTcgaccggcagcagcagcggcattGCGTGCGACGAGTTCATTATGGAGCGGGTCGGCCGGCTCGATCTGTCCGTGTCGTCGGTGGACAGTGGTAATGGGAGTGCGGGCGCCATGGTGGTCGACTTCctggagcagcagcacaacagcACTAGCAATGGGAAaccgcaccagcagcagcagcaccataaCAAGTACAATCACAACCAATCGAACAATAAcagccaccatcaccattaTGCGAAGCAgcgccacagcaacagcatgaGCTCGTCGTCGAGCGGACAGACTAGTCCCCCGCTAAGCCCACCGTACGGTGCCGCCGCCGGCTTCCTgaatcatcagcagcagcaaaatctCGCCAGATACCAGGctgcccagcagcagcagcagcatccccaTGGACCGCAGCAGCACAGCAACAACTACTATCCGGCAGCCGCCGCGAACGTACACCAGCCCCAGCAGTACTTCCCCTGGGACAACCAGTTCGTCAACAACAAAGTGCGCACCCAATGTTAA